A genomic region of bacterium contains the following coding sequences:
- a CDS encoding 30S ribosomal protein S12, giving the protein MPTISQLVRNEREKVLYKTKSPALQACPQRRGVCTRVYTTTPKKPNSALRKVARVKLTNQIEVTSYIPGVGHNLQEHSVVLIRGGRVKDLPGVRYHIVRGTLDTSGVKDRKQARSKYGAKRPKPGQAAAAGKKK; this is encoded by the coding sequence TTGCCCACGATCAGTCAGCTTGTTCGTAACGAGCGAGAGAAGGTCCTCTACAAGACCAAGTCCCCGGCGCTTCAGGCTTGCCCGCAGCGTCGCGGCGTTTGCACCCGTGTCTACACGACCACGCCCAAGAAGCCCAACTCGGCGCTCCGCAAGGTCGCCCGCGTCAAGCTGACGAACCAGATCGAGGTCACCAGCTACATCCCTGGCGTCGGCCACAACCTGCAGGAGCACTCGGTGGTGCTGATCCGCGGCGGCCGTGTCAAGGACCTGCCTGGTGTTCGCTACCACATCGTGCGTGGCACGCTCGATACCTCCGGGGTCAAGGACCGCAAGCAGGCCCGTTCGAAGTACGGTGCCAAGCGTCCGAAGCCCGGCCAGGCCGCTGCCGCCGGCAAGAAGAAGTAG